The Anoplopoma fimbria isolate UVic2021 breed Golden Eagle Sablefish chromosome 1, Afim_UVic_2022, whole genome shotgun sequence region GTCTGCACAAAGAACAGCTGTGTTGATTTGTAATGACAGACCCTGGAGCGGGCCCAATGTAGGAAAAGGGCTGCAGATGTCAGTTTTTAAAGCAGGCAGGAGAGGCAAACAGCCTTGCAAACACAGTTAACTGAAACCAGCACAGTGTGCTGGGGCCTCCCTCCAGCTGCAGGAACTGGCCAGTAAGAGCAAGAGAGCGTTTGGCCTCTGGGGGCTGATTGCCAACAGCCCCGGCCCTCTTCTACCCCGCCTCTCAGTCTTGTGCTATCCATGTCCACTCCAGGATCCCTGGGGCCCGGGGCTCCAATAACAGATGCAGGCTGTCCCACGACAGTTCTCTACTACCCTGACTGTGTGCTCACTTTCCggctccctcctcccccctcccctccgcCTGCAAGTGTGCCTCTGCATTGTAGAGGCTGGCTCTTGTACTCCAAGGGGCCCAGCTATCGCTCCACCCCTCTCACTCTTCAGGATTCAGGCTGCAGCGATGTCGGAACTCTTGGCCATGCTCATGGATCCATTTGTTAGCCACTGGAACATACggatattaaatatgttttaatattctaaagtcagaaaaaaaatacatatgaaaGTTTTTCTTGCCTTTGCAGCTTGTTTGAGTTTGAGCCTTAGCATTATATTCCTAATTATATATGTGgttactaaaaaaacaacacaaccacCAGATGTTTCTTCTGCTGCTTTGTGAATATTTATATCCTTCTGTCAGTTTAAGAGAAGGAGTTGGGTGCCTAAAACCCATTTCGGGAGTCCAGTGATCTGGGCCAACCAATAGCAGATGTTCAGCTTTCACTCAGTGACAGAACTGCACTTTGTAACATCTCTAAATGTATAAAGCAGCCAGATGTTGCGTGGCTCTTGCACATTAATCTGTTTAAAAGGACTCTAAATTATTGCTTTGCCTTGCTATTTTCCATATTGACCTCACTTTTTGGCTCCTTTTGACAGCATCATCACATCATACAGGAACTACTGACTCTTACCCCATTTGTCCCCAATGAGCACAGGGCACCCAGCATGCAGCGTGTCTGCGTCTCCTTGACCATTTCTATGGAGATTCCACCAGAAAATAGCCGCTTTctgtgaaaagaaacacaacataaatCACTTACAATGAGTTTGAAAAGTTGCAACtcataatcattttcattatgtATCATTTGGAAAATGAATTCTTTGGTTGATTGAGTAATCTTTTGgtcaataaaatatcagaaagtAGTGAAAAAATTCAGCTTAACCATTTATCGATTatcataatattgtatttttctgttgattgactaaTTCAGCTTTAATCTAAATATCTCAGGTAGAGCGTGGGTACTTACACCATTTTATTGGTAACTGTTACTGTTTATTAGGATCAGTAACATTTTGTATAAACAGCCAGGAAGTGAGATCTCAATAAAATGGAAGGTTGGAGGTTAAACCCCGGGAGTGGCCAGGTAAACCTTCCACTGCAGCTCATTTATCAACCGAAAAACAGCCTCAACCTCCACTAAAGCGCATCTATTCAATAGCAGTATTTTGGTGAAGAGAATCTCATTGCTGTTGTTGCCATAATCTGACCTTTTAGCTTTTTGACAGCTGCACCAGAGAATGTGAGTGAGGGGGCAGGGTGAGGTGAAAATAATGTAGCTTGAGGCGAAAAAAATtacacagagaaaagagagaggctgCTTTTGGCTCATCTAGCCATTCGCAGAGTGTTTACCTCCACGACAGGAACACTGAAGTTGGCGTAGATGAAGGCTGTGGACCCACCTGCCTCGACAGAGCTGAGCTGTGGAAAAGGACATTCCTTCAGAGAGTGAGTTTATGTTATGAAAAGCCactctgtctgctgctctgtttttaaaaccttgcaaaaagtcattttttactATCCAATTTTACTCAAATGGGATTCctaatgataaaaaatactatacacacaatactatacacacacacacacacacacaacacacacacacacacacacacacacacacacacacacacacacacacacacacacacacacacacacacacacacacacacacacacacacacacacacacacacacacacacacacacacagagacaaaacggtttttttttgcatgacaGAGCACATTTATAAAAGTGTAATTTAAGCAATGAGGTCACATCTAGGCTGAGGCAGGTTGTTTCAAAGTCTTGCAGCATTCATGGAAAAGgcctgtgtttttaatttatagtTTGGAGCAGTAGGAACAGGAACCTTACCAAGAACCTCTGGCTGCTATCTGGGTCATACCGGGTCATACGATGGTTAGAGTAAGACTTGACTCACATATATCATAAAGGTTGCCACTCGATTCCCAGTTTTCAGCTTGAACACGGGACTTGAAGGCGactggaaaaaatgtaaacaatcgATATGCCATGATTAAGGTTAACAAAGACAACTTTAGCAATATTATAAATTGTCTGAACTTGTTAAACAGGTCTATCAATCAACTTACTGTAGCGTGGTCAAAGTGAGGCTCATAATGGCCACCAATCCCGTAATTAACTACTTGGAGGTGCTCGCCATATGGATGCTTCACATTCAGACCTGTGAGCATGGAGATCTTGTGGTCCAGCTTCCCGACAGTGGAGTGTGCTGAGCCCTTCAGCCATGCACTAGAAATAAGaaatttataattaaaaacttGAAAGCATGAACAAGTATATCTACCAAGTAACTACGTCATTTGTACCTCTTGCTGATCCGATACTCTGCGGTTGCTTGTTTCTCTCCAGCTGCCACCACAGATCGTTTCAACTtttcagcaaagaaaaaaaatattttacgaGTGTGGGATTGTTACAGCAtccatattttgttttccagcttCAGGCCTTGACAAGCACGAAAACGTGTTCCTATGACGTGTCTGTTGCAATGATAGACTTCCATCATTCTTCTAATCTTGCATGCCCGATCTTAGCAGGTGGGGTTATTGTGTTCAGATGACCTTCTTCTTCCCCTGTAGGTAAAAGTTTTAACTTATCTTCACCTTGTCAAAGTGCACCACAAAGTCTCACTCTGGAAGGGAGTCTTGGGAAGTCTGCCCTTCTTAAAATACAGCCTCAGTGATTTATTAGGACTGCAGAATCGTCCTACTGCATTCTGCTTGTTTCATACATTTCTACCAATTTGGTAAAAGGGTACATAAGCTGGTACAATGCAGAAAACTGGGAACAGAATATTCATGAATAACGTTGTAGATCAAACTGCTGATGACTTCCATGAACCTCATTTTCCATGATAGACATTACGTCATTTAGCTCTAAAGAGGGGAAAATGgtactaaaaaaacaacaagcaatTATTATTTCACATACCAATTCATCATTTAGAATGCTTAACTCCAAACAACAGACCTGTGGTATGGGCTCTGGGATCCAGCATGAACAGAGTGTAAACCATGCTAGTGGTTAAGGAAGGCTGCACACTGCTCCAAACTAATACTGTACCCTGGGCCTGTTTTCAATAAACCCACAGGCTGACATAATGATGAAATAAGTACAGGGGTTTCCATCTGAGCAATGCCTGGAAAACTCATTGAATAATGCCAAAACCTCACAGAAACTATAGGGCACCAATTGAGTTAGCACACCAAATATTCCCAACGGAGTCAGCTCTGAGGACCATTCACTGAAGCTTTCCctaaaaacaagcagaaaagtGATAGTTGCTTTCATATAGATACTGAGGCTCCATGATAGTGGAGTGAATATTTACCAGCAGAGCCCAGCAGGGTTATTTTGACAGTTTGAGGCGCTCAGCCAAGTTTTTACAGTAATGTATCCCTCATTCCTTTCGGCCTTGCTAAAATGTTTGGAAGCAGACCAACTCTTCCTCCAAAGGGTCTTTCCAGCAGGAAAAGGTTGGCTTAGTCCCCAGCAGCCAACGAGATCCACAGCAGAGGCGATTATCAAGAAATTTATGCATGTTTACTAaagatatttttgttaaaaggtACCCTTACTATTAAcctattaaaatgtttttaacaaagttGCCACCTGacttcatatttctatttttcaatgCAGCctattattctgcataatggCACCATTCAGCGCACTATACTgttgtatatattatatcattgtattattaatcCAGATGCAATGAtttgtaagcagcattttaatgttggtccataaatacatttccatgTAGTAAAATACCTTAAAGGGTACTTCATTAAGGAACTTAACACCAATGACAAAGTACCAACACAGAGGAATATGCAGCATGTTATTGGATGCTTAGCgcctaagaaaaaaaaaactttcaacatTATGACAGTGATGAAGATGTAGTTAATGACCAGTAAGATGCCATGGGATACCAGTGGTTGAACGTATACAATATATAGTGTACTGTGTGATATCTTGAAGGCAGTCTATAAAAGATGAATTTAAAAGAGGCGGTCCCCTTTAGGACTGAGGCCTTAGTAAATATCTCCTTTTTGACATTGTGCTACAAGTGAATTGACACATTTATAGTCCTGCTCAAAGGCTTCCAGTTTTGTTACTCTTTCAATTTCAGAGTATTGGAAAGATAACATCTGGGCAGATGTCCATGTGTTGGGAAACATCCTGAAATAACAGTGCTACAAGAAAAGCCACAATCAACACAGGGGAAGCCACAAGGGCAAAATATATCTTGAACAAACTtatgaacaataaaaaataaaaaagataaatagtaaaaaaacagacCTGATTTGTCAATGTGAGACTAAGGTACAATGTGTTGAAATTGCAAtagcaaaatgttaaatttatttataattttttttacttcaacaaTCTTCAACAGACTTTCATGAGTTGTTGCTGCTGTGGAGATAAATTACGTTTTTTGAGTCCCGTGAGAGAAAACTCAACAAAATACAGGATTACACAACCATTGTGTAAAACCATTTGACTAAATTGGATTAACTAAAAAATGCAGTGTTGTGTATAAAAGCATGGCTtagttgttaaaaaacaaacctatTGAAGacatatgttttttaattgcttaGCCCGCAAGTGATGAGGAGAATGCACTCACTCCTGGTTGGGCGGTAGTCTTGATGTCCTCAGCCTCTGTGTCAGATATGAAGTTGTGGTACAGGACCACATACGGCTTCAAGCTCAGCACTTCACGTCTTACCGGCAGAAGTAGCAGTTTAGGATTCCCGTTGGTGAAGTAGTCGCAGAATAGTCTGGGGTTTTCAAACTGCATTCGCTGCTAAAGAGAAACAGGCATCTGAGGTCCAttaacaagatcaaaacaagaaTTATTAATCCTTTTTTGCTAGCAAAcaattgttttctctccacaaAAGCTAAAACagcttaaaaaagtatttctgtggCCAAGGACACCCACATTCCAAACTTGCATCTTATTAAACTCATGGATTGGTTGAAAAAATGCTGGCAAATCTGTGACAAACTACTTGGAGCGGTTTTAATGACAATGAAAAAGAGACATCTTTAGGTTGGATGGTCGTTTCAACACATTGGTTCAGACTGAAACAGCTcaacaacttttggatggattgcatattcatttttgcaaagacattcatggtccctaTAAAGATGCAGCTTACTGACTTTGattatcccttttttttttctcaagcgCCAGCATGAGgttgccattttctttttttgtgaaatatcttGCGACTTGGATGAATTGCCATCATCAAGTCAGAGTTTTGATATGTCCAATACTTTTATGACCATATACCTCCAAAATGAGTGACATTccaatcagcctcagctgtattttGGTGATAGTAAGCAAATATGAGCTTCTAACACACCCAAAAAGATGGTcaacaacataataaacattatacctgctaatcAGCAGGTTAGCATGGTCATTGGGAGCAAGAtgattttagcatttagctcaaagcaacaCTTTGCATAAGAGCCACAAGCGTGGCTATAGTTTCTGTCCtaaagtcattttttgtttctccgatttctggtcttttttttcttaataatgGTGTCTTGTAAGCCTGTTTGAGCTGGGTATGTTATTTATGCTTGACagaacaataattaaaaaaatgtcattcatcATAAAACCACATGCCTCTCTCTAAGTTGCACTCTTTAACATTACACATCCAGCAGGACATAACTCAAAGCTGGCTATAATGAACATTTTCTTAAACATAGACTcaaatgtacaaatgtaaatGCAGATCGTAtgaaaatttgaatttattgaTATGTTCCTGAAGAAACAGATGTGCTACTGAAAAAGCAGGATTCCATTGCAGATTTGGTTAGTATTATACAATTAAGAATACTTTGGTTGTTGTATTAACTTATCCTTAACCCTTCCAGATATTTTCCTTAATACACTGTATTTGTTCACAATGAATAACTGTGATGAATACCTGAGAGCCTTGGGACTGGCAGAGCCTTTCGTAAGTGTCCCTGGTCCTTAAATTATTGGAGGTGGGTCTGGTCAGCCCATCCGACCTGATTGATATTGGCGGACTTGAAACCAGCAGCTTCTCGTATTTCTCAACGTTCAGCAAAACCCTTCCATTCATTGGATCTGAGAAGAAACGTGTAATTACGGTACATTATGGGGCATGTTGCTTTCCGTACAGGCTTCAGTCAGTCGGTTCGGGCAAGTTCACGGAAGTAAAGAGGGGATTTATGCGCTACAGACATGATTCAAGGAAAGGGACAAGCCAAATAGAAATAACTACCATGATGCAGTAACTCCTGAGATAATCTGAGAGCGTAGGAGACGTTTCCTGTCTGAAACAATGATAGGAATTTAGGGCAGTGCTATCCATCAATCATCTTACAAATATGCACTTCCTAAGTGTCCTTCTACCTACTTTAAAATGAGAGAAGGCCAGGTGATCCAGAGCGTCCTCTAAAGTCCCTTCATTCTCAGGGCTCCATTCTCCTCCTGTTCCCCTGAAGAGACGGACCGACTCCTCCAACCACTGCACTGAGTGGTAGTAGTCCTCCTGCTCATAGGCCACCTGCGTGAAATCACAACAACTGCGTTACTTTTAATAACTATGATGTGGCAATTCCAAAAGGCGTCAAAGGGTCAGCATGTTTAACTGTGTTCAGGAACTGGACTGGAGGACCAAATGTCAGCCGGCTCTGGTCCATGTGCACTCATGGCTGCTAGATTTGGCTGGTTTTGGGGTCACATCTTGTTagcagcagtcagtcagtctaGCTGTAGGCCGGTGGCAGCAGCCAGAATCAGACCAGTTTCTGCATTTCTATCACGTCATTTAGCTAGCGTAGTGTTGTCAGCCTGGAAAGCTGGCCTTGGTTTCTTTCTCttctacaaaaaaaaggcattttccACTGATGGCAAGTTAGAGGAATGCAGAAATGTGACATGAAATACAGCAGATAATCAACACAGACTTTATGAGAATAGTGAACTTGAAACTATCCCATTGGATGAACACACCCTTTTCATTTGGGACCTTATTTAGAGATTGTTTCGGATGTTTTTGAGTTTGGTTTTGTTGAGTTTCTTATTTCTTCTGTGTACTCAGGTCTCTCTTAATGAGATTACCTGATTAAATTAAGGCTATAATGAGAGCACCATTACCTGACTTGAATACAGGATGTTATGCAACAACCACGGCAATAGTTTTACGTTTTGGTCTCAACTGGGACTGCAACTCCTCATTATTGAATAGTGTGCCAATcatttttctctgttatttgattcattgtttagtctataaaaaagtgaaaaatgctAATTATATTATCCTcaaattagattattttctGTCCAACGGCCCAAAGCAAAGGATGTTTCGATAACTATCATGTTGGAATCACCAAATATTTTAGCATGTTTGCTTAACAACatgactgaaatgtattttcttttgatcTACTAGTCGATTAACCGACTTATTATTGCGGCTTTAGTCTCTTTTGattttataagaaaatatattctattAGAACAGCGCTACATGTGTGTTGATGGAAAAACACCTTCAGGATTGTGAAGACATGAACACTGGCCACAGTATATCTCTTTACTTGGTCTCAAGTCGCTTTTGTAGCTGGCTTAACTTGATTAAGTAGGTGCTGACAACTGGCCTGACAGCAAGTGACACAAGGCTCCCCGCATCACAGATTGTATCCACAACCCATCcacacagcacacaaacacaaattttaGTGTACCATTTACCGCCCCATAAAACACACTCAACTAATCACACATAAGGACTTATCTCCACTACAACACACTTAGTTCACAACCCCATCCTTTGTGAACAGTAAGTCTCTAAAGAACCAATAAATTCTTATATTCTGCAGATCTCAGAATAGCCTGAGGGAAGCACCAGTTGTTACCCTGCTTTAAAATGCCTCCAAATGAAACTGACCTGCTACAAACGTCTGTTAACAAACCCTTCCGGTTTTGAGGAGCAGTTTAACAGCCTTAGAAAAGCACATGCAGGCAGTTATTCTGCTTACAACACCTGTAAAACTAAGCAGCTCTGTATATAGATGGTGTCAGATAATCTCAGCCTCAGTACAAGTAAAGGCAAGCTCATGCTCTTTGCTCCAAACACTCCTGCTGCATGAGATAATGTATTTTCAGGATTTCTCTCCCACACAGTGCCCTGCCCTTACACATCACCACTGTACATAAACAGTGGAAATCATAGCAGGGaaaccttttttccccctttattACTTGTACAATAGTATATTCATCTTCACATGAAATGGATTCCCAGGCACGCCATGGGAAGAAGTCCACTTTTTTCCAGTTTGACTGGATTCCCACCTCACAGTGAGTGACGGGTTTGgaataaaagtattttccaGGCCTTTGGAATGGGATTTTAATCAAGGCGGGGCATTTTCACAGAAACATCTTTTAAATATCTCTCCCTTTCATTACTTTACATGTGCACTCACAGCTTATTTTACTCTTAAATGTGACCAAGAACGATGACAGACTTGTTTCAACACTCTTATCACGTTTCTTTGCTGAATTTTaggtaaataaattatttaaaaccaGCTCAACCTCAAACAACTACAGAAGTAAAATACTGCTGACACATTATTGCATCAGTACAGATTAAATAATGTCAAAATGAGTACTTTGACTTGTGATactaaaagtacattttgatgatactatttattttcttaggTAGGCATTTGAAGACAGGACTTTTGATTGTAATAGAATATTTTTAGTTTGTGGTGTTAGTACCTTTTCTTAAGTAATGAATCGGAGTACTAATCGGagccaaataaattaaaagtgaaaacaacgggaggaaaaaatgaaaagtaaaataattgatTGTGTACCTTTCCAACCAGAAAGCAGTCATCACCAGACAGTGGGACAGACACTGTGGGCAGGTACACATCAGTAGGCTGTCCATTAGTGACTCTCTGGAAACGACCCCCTACGAGGCTTGTGACCTGGAGAGCATACACATCCTGCAGCCTCATCAGCCCCTTGGCGGCCCCCTGGAGGTCTTCCAGTTTGGGCAGATCACCCTCTTCCCCCTCGTAACTGGACCTGAGGGCTGGACAGCAGAGTGCCAAAAGGTGAAGTGGGGGGCTGGGGTAGTGACAACAGAGAATAGGAGGGgtgtgggggtgtgggggtCAGTTATCACCACCAGATGTGTCTCTAAAGAAGGCAGTGAGCAAACCTTGTGCGTTCTCCAGGGCTTCGTTGCTGTAGACTACATTCAGCCACTCTGAATGCAGCCTCTTGATCAGGGTGAATGACACCAGCGGGTTTGCCATCGCAGTTGCCGGGCCTTTATAAAGTTCAGTGTGCAGGTCTGACACTTTGGCATAAAAGCTGTGGGGAAGATTGAAGACTGCAgttacaaaaagaaagaggaaaccAAGTGCTAAGGCAGTTTCATATGCAGCAAGTGAGCCCTGGGAACCTTACAGGGCtcttgaaaaaatacaaaattggTCATGGAAGAGAACGCTCTCTTTGGCAGAGCAAGGCTTTATTAAGTCGgataaaattgtttaaaaacaatgacCAATGTCCACCTAGAGTAACAACATATCGATTGCAACTGGTACTTTATATAGACAATACactggaaataataataattcatattagcTATGATACCAGTCAGTCATCCTGTTTCTGACTGGTAGAGATTGAAGTTGATAAAACATTCTTCTGTAAAGAAACATCCGAAATCTTAACTTACTGTTTTATTCCCTTGAGTTTGGACAGTGAGCTCAAAACTCTTAAACTGGAAATCAGACAATAATGTCATCAGGTGGTTTTTCTTTGGTTGGGCTACTGTCATTTTTGTATAACTTCATCCAAATGAGGTTCATGTAAATGCAGGATTCCCAGCTGTGGGTCTAAAGTTGTCACCATAAATCTCCACATGTGCTTTCATAATCATGCCAAAACACTTCTACCAATGTTACTCACTGTCTGTGGAGGGGTTACAGGGTTTGTCACTGTCTAGCATCTTGACTATACATTAAGGAGACTTTtcttgaactgaaaaaaaaaactgctgtgaaTTAATCCTTTAACTCTCCACAGCCAGTTCAGATGTGTTTCTCAGGGTTTTGCACCCACAATACTCCGGGGAACTCAATGAATAGTTGAACATGTGTCCTCACGCATGACACTCACCGCTTTATGTCCTCCAGTCGCTCTGACTCGTGGTCAATGTAAGTTTTCAAGTAATCGATCAGCTTCCGTTCAACACTGATCGCCTGCTTCACGTTCAGCAGCGACGTATACATTTCACCTACAGACACGGGGATCACAGCTACAGTCAGGAGGCTCCAGCTGAGGTAAACGCATGAGAGAGACATCATCTCCAGCGCAGATAACACACGTATCCCCctctgtcctgcagcagcttcagtggGTGAACTCCTCTCTCCCTGCCCTGAACTGAGGATCTTCAGGATTTACAAACGTGCCTCTTAAGTCCACACAGGGGATCTCACTCATCTGCTCTGAGATCAGCTTTCTCCTACTGTTTATGGGACGGCCCTGCGGCCTGAATTCAGTCAGGACAATTAGTGTCTCTGCAGCAAACACCCGACAAGTTTATTTGCATGATTAATCTCAGGAATACATAAAACGTTATGGAGTAAGGGCCCAGCGCCAGTTTGTGAAGACTTGTTTCTGATTAATCAAGCTTCGCGTTCAGATTGAGCTTTGATTCattcaaataatcaaaatgaaaattgaTTGAACCAGGCTATAGTTTATGGACCAATctcattaaacttgtttttaatttgtttaaagtgAGTGAATCGGGTAaattattagtaaaaaaaaaaaaaaaggttagttGCATTAGGTATTTAGTTTGGAGTCAGTGCGACATCTGCAGGTGAATGCTTTGTACTACAtccaaagttacattttatagCTGCATAGTAAAGACCtgttgaatcagaatcagaatcagctttatttgccaagtatgcgtacgcatacaaggaatttgaatTTATTGTTGTGGTGCATctttaaaacattagaaataacGGAGAACAAACTGTAAATGATTGTTGTACAgtgtttataaatataatttaaatgtacatatcATGTGATGTGTAACAAAACAAGCAAGTAGAAAAGTGATTTTAAGGTAACCACGCAAACTCTTTAGTTTTTCATATAATTCTATTATTGATTTGGTGATAGGCctgcacaaaatatatatatatatcatctcCACCAAGACGTATCCATAGAGAAATGAGACCATGTAACACAATTTTGACAAATTTTACCAGcatcaaaaatgaattaaaacagaaGTTTTATACTGGGGTAAAACACACCGATTTGTTCATAAAATATCAGTGTACTAATCTGCAAGAATCTGCAATCCTTGTGTGATTTTTAGGTTTATGAATATGTGTGATACAGTCATACCACAATGCATTAGCTTGCCTGCATCCAAGTCACACAGTCCTCCATGAGCATATTGAGAGAATGAGAGGTTGAATCCCAGCGGCAGCTGTCAGACATAATGAAAGGGACTTTGAATTCACTCACTGAATTGAGTTATCTTTATTGATGCTGCTGGCACAGAAATACGATCACTGCCTGGTTTATGTCTAACAGCAATAGTGACAACATTTGCTGCAGGTCTGATGGTGCTGACTGAACCTCCACATGAATGGATTGAACGGCTTCCTGCATGCTAaatcaaaactgtaaaataatccCACTTTTCCTTCTTCATTCAACAGCAATACATAACTAATATTGCTGACTGCAGCAGGCAGTAAAAAACATAGTTAATTTATACTTTTGTTGATAAATTCTAGACTTTTCAATACCCTCTAAGGCCTTTTTTGAGGAGCTGTACTCAgtgcttttcaaaaatgtacaagacatgcagaaacattttttttaaacatcacaaATACATCTTTGGACATTTGTGCATTAAGTTTGAGAGCTCTGTCAAAACTACATCAGCCAGTTCAAGAAGCAGACAGGTTGTCCTGAATCTTGCCTCTCTTGCCGGGTTTAACTTTGTCTGAGTAGCAGAAAATTGTCTTCAGGATGCTGCCCCTGAGATTCTGATCTCTAAAGCCGTATATGAGCGGGCTGAGGAAGCGTGGAGTAAGGATGAagcagaaataattaaaaaaggcaaTGTCTTCTGGTAGCCAGTTGGCATGCAGCACTATGAGACTTTCAGTGATGGGGCTCGTGAAAGCCAAAAcgcacagc contains the following coding sequences:
- the p4ha3 gene encoding prolyl 4-hydroxylase subunit alpha-3 isoform X1, with protein sequence MMSLSCVYLSWSLLTVAVIPVSVGEMYTSLLNVKQAISVERKLIDYLKTYIDHESERLEDIKRFYAKVSDLHTELYKGPATAMANPLVSFTLIKRLHSEWLNVVYSNEALENAQALRSSYEGEEGDLPKLEDLQGAAKGLMRLQDVYALQVTSLVGGRFQRVTNGQPTDVYLPTVSVPLSGDDCFLVGKVAYEQEDYYHSVQWLEESVRLFRGTGGEWSPENEGTLEDALDHLAFSHFKTGNVSYALRLSQELLHHDPMNGRVLLNVEKYEKLLVSSPPISIRSDGLTRPTSNNLRTRDTYERLCQSQGSQQRMQFENPRLFCDYFTNGNPKLLLLPVRREVLSLKPYVVLYHNFISDTEAEDIKTTAQPGLKRSVVAAGEKQATAEYRISKSAWLKGSAHSTVGKLDHKISMLTGLNVKHPYGEHLQVVNYGIGGHYEPHFDHATSPSSPVFKLKTGNRVATFMIYLSSVEAGGSTAFIYANFSVPVVEKAAIFWWNLHRNGQGDADTLHAGCPVLIGDKWVANKWIHEHGQEFRHRCSLNPEE
- the p4ha3 gene encoding prolyl 4-hydroxylase subunit alpha-3 isoform X2, yielding MMSLSCVYLSWSLLTVAVIPVSVGEMYTSLLNVKQAISVERKLIDYLKTYIDHESERLEDIKRFYAKVSDLHTELYKGPATAMANPLVSFTLIKRLHSEWLNVVYSNEALENAQALRSSYEGEEGDLPKLEDLQGAAKGLMRLQDVYALQVTSLVGGRFQRVTNGQPTDVYLPTVSVPLSGDDCFLVGKVAYEQEDYYHSVQWLEESVRLFRGTGGEWSPENEGTLEDALDHLAFSHFKTGNVSYALRLSQELLHHDPMNGRVLLNVEKYEKLLVSSPPISIRSDGLTRPTSNNLRTRDTYERLCQSQGSQRMQFENPRLFCDYFTNGNPKLLLLPVRREVLSLKPYVVLYHNFISDTEAEDIKTTAQPGLKRSVVAAGEKQATAEYRISKSAWLKGSAHSTVGKLDHKISMLTGLNVKHPYGEHLQVVNYGIGGHYEPHFDHATSPSSPVFKLKTGNRVATFMIYLSSVEAGGSTAFIYANFSVPVVEKAAIFWWNLHRNGQGDADTLHAGCPVLIGDKWVANKWIHEHGQEFRHRCSLNPEE